The following are encoded together in the Mesoplodon densirostris isolate mMesDen1 chromosome 2, mMesDen1 primary haplotype, whole genome shotgun sequence genome:
- the SDC3 gene encoding syndecan-3 produces the protein MRFSPDVALAVSTTPVVLPTMDIQPVGTPFEELPSERPTPGPATSPPLVTEVPEEPSQRATTISTPTATTAATTTGTPAAATVPATVATAAPSIPAAPPSTATTSIVRTTGIRRLLPLPLTTAATARATTPEVPSPPTTVAVLDTETPTPRLVNTATSRPRALPRPATTQEPDIPEKSTLPLGTTAPGPTEVAQTPTPEFFLTTIQDEPEVPVSGGPSGDFELPEEETTQPDTANEVVAVGGAAAKPSPPPGTLPKGARPGPGLLDNAIDSGSSAAQLPQKSILERKEVLVAVIVGGVVGALFAAFLVTLLIYRMKKKDEGSYTLEEPKQASVTYQKPDKQEEFYA, from the exons ATGCGGTTCAGCCCAGATGTGGCCCTGGCAGTGTCCACCACACCCGTGGTGCTGCCCACCATGGACATCCAGCCTGTGGGCACCCCGTTTGAAGAGCTCCCCTCTGAGCGCCCCACCCCAGGGCCAGCCACCAGCCCCCCACTGGTGACAGAGGTCCCAGAAGAGCCCAGCCAGAGAGCCACCACCATCTCCACCCCGACGGCAACCACTGCTGCCACAACGACAGGGACCCCAGCGGCGGCCACAGTGCCCGCCACAGTGGCCACCGCCGCCCCCAGCATCCCTGCAGCACCCCCTTCCACGGCCACCACCTCCATCGTAAGGACCACCGGCATACGGAGGCTTCTGCCTCTGCCACTGACCACGGCAGCCACAGCCCGGGCCACCACCCCAGAGGTACCCTCACCTCCTACCACAGTGGCTGTCTTGGACACAGAGACCCCAACACCCAGGCTGGTCAACACAGCTACCTCCAgaccaagggcccttcccaggCCAGCTACCACCCAGGAGCCTGACATCCCTGAGAAGAGCACCCTGCCCCTGGGGACCACTGCCCCTGGACCCACGGAGGTGGCTCAG ACCCCAACTCCAGAGTTCTTCCTGACCACGATCCAGGATGAGCCAGAGGTGCCAGTTAGCGGGGGACCCAGTGGGGACTTTGAGTTGCCGGAGGAAGAGACCACACAGCCAGACACAGCCAATGAGGTGGTGGCTGTGGGTGGAGCCGCGGCCAAGCCGTCACCTCCACCTGGGACGCTGCCCAAGGGTGCCCGCCCAGGCCCCGGCCTCCTGGACAATGCCATCGACTCAGGCAGCTCGGCGGCTCAGCTGCCCCAGAAGAGCATCCTGGAGCGGAAGGAAGTGCTCGTAG CTGTGATTGTGGGCGGGGTGGTGGGCGCCCTCTTTGCCGCCTTCCTGGTCACACTGCTCATCTACCGCATGAAGAAGAAGGACGAGGGCAGCTACACGCTGGAGGAGCCCAAACAGGCGAGCGTCACATACCAGAAGCCCGACAAGCAAGAGGAGTTCTACGCCTAG